Proteins from a genomic interval of Clostridium sp. 'deep sea':
- a CDS encoding GNAT family protein: MFLSSERIELRTVKREDLETLSILTQKRDIAKLTGEVTPQTEKDWESFYDRTQSTDDRIWFLIIDKKSGQIIGETGLLRIFMHWRTSDYSLVIWDKEYWGKGYGKETSQLMLDYAFNDLNLNRLAIGVVGFNHNGLRFWKSIGFKEEGKQIDGYFCNGEYSDFIMMYLLEKDYRKSNQTIARNN; the protein is encoded by the coding sequence ATGTTTTTATCTAGTGAACGAATTGAATTAAGAACAGTTAAGAGAGAAGATTTAGAGACGTTAAGTATTCTTACACAAAAACGTGATATTGCTAAACTAACTGGTGAAGTCACTCCACAAACTGAAAAAGATTGGGAGTCATTTTATGATCGTACTCAATCTACGGATGACCGTATTTGGTTTTTAATCATCGATAAAAAATCGGGGCAAATAATTGGAGAAACAGGACTATTACGGATTTTCATGCATTGGCGTACTTCTGATTACTCTTTGGTAATATGGGATAAAGAATACTGGGGTAAAGGATATGGTAAAGAAACATCACAGTTAATGTTAGATTATGCATTTAATGATCTCAATTTAAACAGATTAGCTATTGGAGTAGTAGGATTTAACCATAATGGACTCAGATTTTGGAAGAGTATTGGCTTTAAAGAAGAAGGCAAACAAATTGACGGCTATTTTTGTAATGGAGAATACTCTGACTTTATAATGATGTATTTATTAGAAAAAGATTATAGAAAGAGTAATCAAACTATAGCAAGAAATAATTAA
- a CDS encoding DUF6064 family protein, with protein MLSSQEWWNVIINYNQSIFPMQLLVMLVGVIVTVYLIYGTATKANIAMKLYLAFCNLWIGSMFFIVLGKGFPSPLRQFQGALFITIGILWVVDIFTKKTYLILPKKGFTKRITIAFLIIVAFYPMAGLALARSVNQLIYPGTLPCATTAFTLVLLAGSLPKINKLTYSLLLVWAIPFPPLIQIPKYQVYEDGIMFIIGLYCLIVLILSIIKYKNNLGLNLYKEIFDIKKDAVFATLSLEGVPNIVPIHSKHLISNSKVMISDQFMDKTKINILGNAYGVLTIKEGDQLYKISGSCQYKTSGLLYKLAVRGAKKYAKKKAKNKNIKLNCKGIVLMKVDKFEVVDI; from the coding sequence ATGCTAAGTTCGCAAGAATGGTGGAATGTTATTATTAACTATAACCAAAGTATTTTTCCAATGCAATTGTTGGTTATGTTAGTTGGTGTAATTGTAACTGTATATTTAATTTATGGAACAGCAACAAAAGCAAATATAGCAATGAAGCTATATTTAGCTTTTTGCAATTTATGGATTGGTAGTATGTTTTTTATTGTTTTAGGCAAAGGTTTTCCTTCGCCCTTAAGACAATTTCAGGGGGCTTTATTTATTACCATAGGCATACTTTGGGTTGTTGATATCTTTACTAAGAAAACGTATTTAATTTTACCTAAAAAAGGATTTACGAAACGTATAACAATAGCATTTCTTATAATTGTTGCGTTTTATCCTATGGCAGGATTAGCATTAGCACGTTCGGTAAATCAACTAATATATCCAGGAACACTTCCTTGTGCAACAACAGCGTTCACCTTGGTTTTGTTAGCGGGTTCACTTCCTAAAATAAATAAATTGACTTATTCATTATTACTTGTTTGGGCTATCCCCTTTCCTCCGCTTATTCAAATTCCAAAGTATCAAGTATACGAAGATGGAATTATGTTTATAATTGGGCTTTATTGCTTGATTGTTTTGATTTTATCAATAATAAAATATAAAAATAACTTAGGATTGAACTTATATAAAGAAATATTTGATATAAAAAAAGATGCAGTGTTTGCAACTTTGTCTTTAGAGGGTGTGCCTAACATTGTACCAATTCATTCAAAACATCTAATTTCAAATAGTAAGGTGATGATTAGTGACCAGTTTATGGATAAGACTAAAATTAATATTTTAGGTAATGCGTATGGGGTTCTTACTATTAAAGAAGGAGATCAATTATATAAAATAAGTGGTAGCTGTCAATATAAAACTTCAGGACTATTATATAAGTTGGCAGTTAGAGGAGCTAAAAAGTATGCTAAAAAAAAGGCAAAAAATAAAAATATTAAATTAAACTGCAAAGGCATTGTTCTTATGAAGGTTGACAAGTTTGAAGTAGTAGATATTTAG
- a CDS encoding nucleoside-triphosphatase — protein MKKKIFITAKPRTGKSTAIKKVVDLIGKENCYGFYTEEIRIDGKREGFKIITMDGREGILASTRSESKVRLSRYGLELDTFEELCISSITNLPNTDKLIIIDEVGPIQMFSESFKKTLIEVIKEPNPIIGTIFFKDHPWIDEFKNRAEVSLIEITFDNRDEIPKKLIEGFEIS, from the coding sequence ATGAAAAAGAAAATATTTATTACTGCAAAACCTAGAACAGGAAAGTCGACAGCAATAAAGAAGGTTGTTGACTTAATAGGAAAAGAAAATTGTTATGGATTTTATACTGAGGAGATTAGAATTGACGGGAAGCGTGAAGGCTTTAAAATCATAACTATGGATGGGCGAGAAGGTATCCTGGCTTCAACTCGATCAGAGAGTAAAGTAAGACTTAGTAGATATGGTTTAGAGTTGGATACTTTTGAAGAACTTTGCATATCTTCAATAACAAATCTACCGAATACAGATAAATTAATAATAATTGATGAAGTTGGTCCAATACAGATGTTTTCTGAGTCTTTTAAGAAGACGCTAATAGAAGTAATTAAAGAGCCAAATCCAATTATTGGAACAATTTTCTTTAAGGATCATCCGTGGATTGATGAGTTTAAGAATAGAGCAGAAGTGTCATTGATAGAAATAACCTTTGATAATAGAGATGAAATACCTAAAAAATTGATAGAAGGTTTTGAAATTAGTTAA
- a CDS encoding YafY family protein has translation MKIQRQLAIITYLLNRDIVTGKYLAEKFEVTDRTIQRDIENINTAGIPIVSLRGINGGYKILDSYRLSKQTATSNDLESLRVALESLHSAIDNKHILTTLEKIKSIQTTKQLTNISVDFGVAKENEKVDDYIKIIDDAIANKIRIQFIYVNANHYKTIRTVEPISLNFKWYAWYLIGYCTEKDCYRIFKLIRMEELQETNKVIVNIHKNDPDLFNKLMLNDKRKLTKITFKFSKSIHSAIMEYLDNVIIIDKEEEHFIGEFNVVEDERKWFAFLLSFGDVLEIIEPIYIKKRLVEHAQKIIDKYKIPDK, from the coding sequence ATGAAGATACAACGCCAGTTAGCTATAATAACATATTTACTAAATAGAGATATTGTAACTGGAAAATATTTAGCTGAGAAATTTGAAGTTACTGATAGAACAATTCAGAGGGATATTGAAAACATAAACACGGCAGGTATTCCAATTGTTTCTTTAAGGGGAATAAATGGTGGATATAAAATATTAGATTCCTATAGATTATCAAAACAAACGGCTACGAGTAATGACTTAGAATCTTTGAGAGTTGCTCTTGAAAGCTTACACTCAGCAATAGATAATAAACATATTTTAACTACTTTAGAAAAGATTAAATCTATACAAACTACTAAGCAATTAACAAATATTTCTGTGGATTTTGGTGTAGCAAAAGAAAATGAAAAAGTTGATGATTATATAAAAATCATTGATGATGCAATAGCAAATAAGATAAGAATACAGTTCATATATGTTAATGCCAACCATTATAAAACTATAAGAACAGTTGAACCCATTTCACTCAATTTCAAATGGTATGCATGGTATTTAATAGGATACTGTACAGAAAAAGACTGCTATAGGATATTTAAATTGATACGAATGGAAGAACTTCAAGAGACTAATAAGGTTATAGTCAATATTCATAAAAATGATCCAGACTTGTTTAATAAATTAATGCTTAATGATAAGAGAAAATTAACTAAAATTACTTTTAAATTTAGTAAGAGTATCCATAGTGCTATTATGGAGTATCTAGACAATGTGATTATAATAGATAAAGAGGAAGAGCACTTTATTGGTGAGTTTAATGTTGTAGAAGATGAACGCAAGTGGTTTGCATTTCTTTTAAGCTTTGGAGATGTATTGGAAATCATAGAGCCTATTTACATCAAAAAGCGCTTGGTTGAACATGCACAAAAAATTATCGATAAGTATAAAATACCTGACAAATAG
- a CDS encoding DUF6273 domain-containing protein produces the protein MKEFNIGTIMSFGDYNWRVLDIKNNVALIITEYIIDQRSYHNVYEGITWADCSLRKYLNNEFYNKFNATDKSRIIPVMNKNPDNQWYKSQGGVDTQDNIFLLNIEEVVCHYFGDSSSKLYNPGKNQRYWFQRKDKNNSKRIAKLEPNKGGIWWWWLRSPGRLNNKAVYIHGDGNIGIQGNNILKGNISDGRCTGGVRPALWLKL, from the coding sequence ATGAAAGAATTTAATATTGGTACAATAATGTCCTTTGGTGATTATAACTGGCGAGTTCTGGACATAAAAAATAATGTGGCTTTGATTATAACTGAGTACATTATAGATCAGCGCTCTTACCATAACGTTTATGAAGGTATAACATGGGCTGACTGCTCGTTAAGAAAATATCTAAACAATGAATTTTATAATAAATTCAATGCAACTGACAAATCAAGAATAATTCCAGTAATGAATAAAAATCCTGATAATCAGTGGTATAAGTCACAAGGTGGAGTAGATACGCAAGATAATATATTTTTATTAAACATTGAAGAAGTAGTGTGCCATTATTTTGGTGATAGCAGTTCAAAACTGTATAACCCAGGTAAGAATCAAAGATATTGGTTTCAAAGAAAAGATAAAAACAACAGTAAACGAATAGCAAAACTTGAGCCTAATAAAGGCGGCATTTGGTGGTGGTGGCTTCGGTCACCCGGACGCTTAAATAATAAGGCCGTGTATATCCACGGTGATGGCAATATTGGTATACAAGGCAACAATATCTTAAAAGGCAATATCAGCGATGGTAGATGTACAGGCGGTGTTCGCCCAGCTTTGTGGCTAAAGCTGTAA
- a CDS encoding ABC-2 family transporter protein, translating into MVKNFLNHLNFYCRFRIQLLKAKMANRGDFITFVFCDFIIQILNLLFFNILFTQIDSIKGWNYEQLIFIYAISMISYGIFNLLFWGVYDHGYMLHTGMFDQILLKPYNALFQSSIREIGDLGGVVIGSMLLIYSMNNGIFQASLINVILLVFCVLCSAILLLAIHAIIAGFSFWMDNTSGILLGYFSIVLQFSRYPITIFGPMIAFCLTFIIPISFIGYYPAIFFMSNKLNSTVLYLPLITVVFVLVALLQWKIGVRRYSGSAN; encoded by the coding sequence ATGGTTAAAAATTTTTTAAATCATTTAAATTTTTACTGTAGATTTAGGATTCAATTATTGAAAGCAAAAATGGCTAACCGAGGAGATTTTATTACATTTGTTTTCTGTGATTTTATAATTCAAATTCTAAATTTATTATTTTTTAATATCTTATTTACTCAAATCGACTCAATCAAGGGATGGAACTATGAACAGTTAATTTTTATTTATGCTATTTCAATGATTAGTTACGGTATATTCAATCTTCTTTTTTGGGGAGTTTATGATCATGGTTATATGCTTCATACTGGAATGTTTGATCAAATTCTATTAAAACCATATAACGCTTTATTTCAGTCTAGTATAAGAGAAATAGGTGATTTGGGTGGAGTAGTTATTGGTTCAATGCTGTTAATTTATTCTATGAATAATGGTATATTTCAAGCAAGCTTAATCAACGTAATTTTATTAGTATTTTGTGTATTATGCTCTGCTATCTTGTTATTAGCAATTCATGCGATAATTGCTGGGTTTTCTTTTTGGATGGACAATACTTCTGGAATACTTTTAGGTTATTTTAGCATAGTTCTTCAATTTAGCAGATATCCAATTACAATTTTTGGTCCAATGATTGCCTTTTGTTTAACATTTATAATTCCAATCTCTTTTATTGGTTACTATCCAGCAATATTCTTTATGAGTAATAAGTTAAATTCAACTGTACTTTATTTGCCTTTAATTACTGTTGTTTTTGTATTAGTAGCACTTCTGCAATGGAAAATAGGAGTTCGTAGATATTCAGGTTCTGCAAACTAG
- a CDS encoding YdcF family protein, producing the protein MRKGYDCITEFIFMEDQIEKADVILVPGGSHKQLSQKAAELYNKGYAKYILFSGGHNKHLPDNMSEFEFLKDEAVRSGVPEDAILKEDKASHTFENAKFSLEVLKKHNIIAQKAILVCKNLHARRAYLSYKMYFPKDVKFIVQPIIDGKEIRKNNWFLFQDKTSRVMSEVVKIGKYFEEHMSKLI; encoded by the coding sequence ATGAGAAAGGGCTATGATTGTATTACTGAGTTTATTTTTATGGAGGATCAAATTGAAAAGGCAGATGTAATACTTGTACCAGGGGGCAGTCATAAACAATTAAGTCAGAAGGCTGCTGAACTATATAATAAAGGGTATGCCAAATACATTCTGTTTTCAGGTGGTCACAATAAGCATTTACCCGATAATATGTCGGAGTTTGAGTTCCTAAAGGATGAAGCAGTACGCTCAGGTGTACCTGAAGATGCAATATTAAAAGAAGATAAAGCATCACATACATTTGAAAATGCCAAGTTTTCTTTAGAGGTTTTAAAGAAACATAATATTATTGCACAAAAAGCAATTTTAGTATGTAAAAACTTGCATGCAAGAAGAGCATATTTATCCTACAAAATGTATTTTCCTAAAGACGTTAAATTCATAGTGCAACCTATTATTGATGGAAAAGAAATTAGAAAAAATAATTGGTTTCTCTTTCAAGACAAGACAAGTAGAGTTATGAGTGAAGTCGTAAAAATTGGCAAGTATTTTGAGGAACATATGTCAAAGTTGATATGA
- a CDS encoding ATP-binding cassette domain-containing protein, translating into MISVENLTKVYKVQNKRSEKLGSLIDLISPVYNSIKAVDDISFIIEPGEIVGFIGPNGAGKSTTLRMLTGILEPSSGSVKVNGFIPTKQRRKYVKTIGAIFGNRSTLWPELPAKDAYELFKHMYKVDTITYKNNLNMLYEVLEIGNIVNRPVRELSLGQKMRCEFASAFIHSPKLVFLDEPTIGMDIQTKKNIRELLKIMNKKNETTIIMTSHDLQEIEGVCERLIIINKGKIVFDDTNDNLRTYFKGSRKIIIKPTKIDKCKELKNKVLALTNNDKHVVVKISAKSTINITYPSNSFEISNLMSGLSNDFNLISDIIIQETPIEEIITSLFAASK; encoded by the coding sequence ATGATTAGTGTTGAAAATTTAACTAAAGTATATAAAGTCCAAAATAAAAGAAGTGAAAAACTAGGATCATTAATTGATTTAATTTCACCAGTTTATAATTCTATTAAAGCTGTAGATGATATTAGCTTTATTATTGAACCAGGTGAAATAGTTGGCTTTATTGGACCAAATGGAGCTGGAAAATCAACAACTTTAAGAATGCTTACTGGCATATTAGAGCCTTCGAGTGGTAGCGTAAAAGTCAATGGCTTTATTCCTACTAAACAAAGACGAAAATATGTAAAAACAATTGGAGCAATTTTTGGTAACAGGAGTACCTTATGGCCTGAGTTACCAGCTAAAGATGCTTATGAACTTTTTAAACATATGTATAAAGTTGATACAATCACTTATAAAAATAATTTGAATATGCTTTACGAAGTGTTAGAGATTGGTAATATTGTAAATCGACCAGTAAGAGAATTAAGTCTTGGTCAAAAAATGAGGTGTGAGTTTGCATCAGCTTTTATCCACTCGCCTAAATTAGTATTTTTAGATGAGCCTACTATAGGAATGGATATCCAAACAAAAAAAAATATCAGAGAATTACTAAAGATTATGAATAAAAAGAATGAAACAACTATAATAATGACATCTCATGATCTTCAAGAAATTGAAGGTGTCTGCGAAAGGCTTATTATAATAAATAAAGGTAAAATAGTTTTTGATGATACAAATGATAATTTAAGAACATATTTTAAAGGTTCTCGTAAAATCATTATAAAACCAACAAAAATTGATAAATGTAAAGAGCTTAAAAATAAAGTTTTAGCACTAACTAATAATGACAAACACGTTGTTGTGAAAATTTCAGCTAAGAGTACCATAAATATTACATATCCTTCAAATAGTTTTGAGATAAGCAATTTAATGAGTGGTTTAAGTAATGATTTTAACCTAATTTCTGATATTATCATTCAAGAAACCCCCATTGAAGAGATTATTACTTCATTATTTGCAGCTAGTAAATGA
- a CDS encoding Rid family hydrolase: protein MSKIVRSDISEEWAHSGVVEAGDVVFISYCVGNIGQSIENQINGAFDHLNERLESVGLKLESVVKIDCLFRDVWNIPVMEGVIKERFKGKYPARKTIQTEFAHRGGSEGLQFQLDAIAFKG from the coding sequence ATGAGTAAAATTGTGAGAAGCGATATTAGTGAAGAATGGGCACATTCTGGAGTTGTTGAGGCAGGAGACGTGGTATTCATAAGTTACTGCGTAGGTAATATTGGGCAGTCTATTGAAAATCAAATTAATGGTGCATTTGATCATTTGAATGAACGTTTAGAATCAGTAGGATTAAAATTAGAATCAGTTGTAAAGATTGATTGCTTATTTAGAGATGTTTGGAATATCCCTGTAATGGAAGGGGTAATTAAGGAGAGATTTAAAGGTAAGTACCCAGCAAGAAAAACAATACAAACAGAGTTTGCTCACCGTGGTGGTTCGGAAGGACTTCAATTCCAGCTTGATGCTATAGCATTTAAAGGTTAG
- a CDS encoding MarR family transcriptional regulator: protein MKTYESIIKLYFKSVREFNEFESTPRDFGTGDLLYSSEIHTLQAIGNNSSINLTELADKLDISKSGTSKFVRKLLDKGLITKSKHVGNKKEVVFNLTEKGLVAYLGHEAFSNETFDSIYKVLSCLNENQADFLESFLRNLVLQVEKLNNK from the coding sequence ATGAAAACTTATGAAAGTATCATTAAGTTATATTTTAAATCAGTAAGAGAATTTAATGAGTTTGAAAGCACCCCAAGGGATTTTGGAACTGGAGATTTGTTGTATAGTTCTGAAATACATACTCTGCAAGCTATTGGAAATAACTCAAGTATTAATCTTACTGAACTAGCTGATAAATTAGATATTTCAAAGAGTGGAACTTCTAAATTCGTTAGAAAATTGCTTGATAAGGGTTTAATCACTAAAAGCAAACATGTGGGTAATAAAAAAGAAGTTGTTTTTAATTTAACTGAGAAAGGGTTAGTTGCATATTTAGGACATGAAGCATTTAGTAACGAGACGTTTGATTCAATATACAAAGTTTTATCTTGTCTTAATGAGAATCAAGCTGATTTTTTGGAATCATTTTTAAGAAATTTGGTTTTACAAGTAGAAAAGTTAAACAACAAATGA
- a CDS encoding MerR family transcriptional regulator, with amino-acid sequence MKLQTISQVAKNFSISTRTLRYYEQIGLITPSEKENYAYRVYDLATITRLRQIIILRKLRIPLKQIAEILKNVDVSVAIEVFQRNLVNIEDEITALSTIRNIVKAFIEHLDLTGSSFALPDDEGLLEIVDSLTVSKINFKVEKKMEKLNQASDKLSKMQDKDVRIVYLPPMTVAAAYASGENCEGKANDMINQFVKDSGLLAIKPDARSFGFDCFKEGDPTHLYEVWVSIPKDMEIPAPLVKRTFNGGLYAAHVLRSWDFKDRCLLKEWINASDKYDNDWDFPRCSSPDVSVGQFLEETLNYYNFAQNGEMKDLQLDILYPIKEKMNERI; translated from the coding sequence ATGAAACTGCAAACCATCAGTCAAGTAGCTAAGAATTTTTCAATCTCAACTCGAACACTAAGATATTATGAACAAATTGGGTTGATTACACCATCTGAAAAAGAAAATTATGCTTATCGAGTATATGACTTGGCAACAATTACACGCCTGCGTCAAATTATTATTCTACGTAAATTGAGAATACCTCTTAAACAAATTGCTGAGATTTTAAAAAACGTAGATGTAAGTGTTGCAATCGAAGTATTCCAGCGGAATCTTGTCAATATAGAAGATGAAATAACAGCTCTCTCAACTATTCGCAATATTGTTAAAGCCTTTATTGAACATCTAGATCTTACAGGCTCGTCATTTGCACTACCTGATGATGAAGGTTTACTAGAAATTGTGGATTCACTGACTGTCTCTAAAATCAATTTCAAGGTGGAAAAGAAAATGGAAAAACTTAACCAAGCAAGCGATAAACTGAGTAAAATGCAGGATAAAGATGTACGAATTGTTTACCTTCCGCCTATGACCGTAGCTGCTGCTTATGCATCGGGTGAAAACTGCGAAGGTAAGGCCAATGATATGATAAATCAGTTCGTAAAAGATAGTGGATTATTAGCAATTAAACCCGACGCCCGTAGTTTTGGTTTTGACTGCTTTAAAGAAGGAGACCCTACTCACTTATATGAAGTTTGGGTATCTATTCCTAAAGATATGGAAATACCTGCTCCTTTAGTAAAGCGAACTTTTAATGGTGGATTATATGCTGCTCATGTGTTGAGGTCATGGGATTTTAAGGATAGGTGTTTATTAAAAGAATGGATAAACGCCAGCGATAAGTATGATAATGACTGGGATTTTCCACGTTGCAGTTCACCAGATGTGAGTGTTGGACAGTTCCTTGAAGAAACACTAAATTATTATAATTTTGCTCAAAACGGTGAAATGAAGGATTTACAACTTGATATATTATACCCTATTAAGGAGAAGATGAATGAAAGAATTTAA
- a CDS encoding ABC-2 family transporter protein, producing MNFYFNNIRLYICRELTFRWIFIWRIVGNILFLLLYKGLWKSIFAGSEVLKGFTINQLMTYYILARIITLFTSTRIDRDISRTILSGNFSTLLLKPVNPLLTLATSKLATSLTRLLIFCIPIAVVSKFFFKMITPFNIISFIGFVLSLLLAFILKLNIDILAGQIAFWVRGTEAVTHLKDFVFSLFSGSLIPLAFFPNTLHIITNYLPFRMIIDLPARIYIYGLENKQIIQLGIACFWCIVLVLLNKLVYKNGIKNMIVYGG from the coding sequence ATGAATTTTTATTTTAATAATATTAGACTATATATTTGTCGTGAGCTGACATTTCGATGGATATTTATTTGGAGAATAGTGGGTAACATTTTGTTTTTACTTCTGTATAAAGGTTTATGGAAAAGTATATTTGCCGGAAGTGAAGTACTAAAAGGTTTTACTATTAATCAACTTATGACGTATTATATTTTAGCTAGGATTATCACCTTGTTTACAAGTACAAGAATTGATCGTGATATATCTAGAACCATTTTATCGGGAAATTTTTCAACTTTATTGTTAAAACCAGTAAATCCATTGCTGACCTTAGCTACTTCAAAGTTAGCTACTTCATTAACAAGGTTATTAATTTTTTGTATACCAATAGCTGTAGTATCCAAGTTTTTCTTCAAAATGATAACACCTTTTAATATTATTTCTTTTATCGGTTTTGTTTTAAGTTTATTATTAGCTTTTATTCTTAAACTAAACATTGATATCTTAGCAGGACAAATAGCGTTTTGGGTAAGAGGAACTGAAGCAGTGACTCACCTAAAAGATTTTGTTTTTTCGCTTTTTTCAGGTTCTTTAATACCACTAGCTTTTTTCCCTAATACCTTACATATAATTACTAACTATTTACCATTTAGAATGATTATTGACTTGCCAGCTAGAATATATATTTATGGTTTAGAGAATAAACAAATAATTCAATTAGGAATTGCATGTTTTTGGTGTATAGTCTTAGTATTACTAAATAAGCTGGTTTATAAAAATGGTATTAAAAATATGATTGTTTATGGAGGATAA
- a CDS encoding amidohydrolase, with the protein MSKTIAEKYIDEKSAELNELSKKIWENPEVAYEEVKASKWTAEFLEKKGFTVERAYVGVPTAIKATWGKGKPVIGLLGEYDALPNMSQKIKTVKDPIQKGEPGQACGHNLLGVAHVGAALGIKKELEENNLEGTVVYYGCPAEEVLTGKVFMARNGAFRDLDIAMAFHPGTENSLTTGSGTALNSAIFHFNGVTAHAGGDPQNGRSALDAVEQFDVGANYLREHVTDDVRIHYVITDGGQAPNIVPDHASVWYYVRALSREVVEDTYERLIKVAKGAAISTETEVEIEFLGGCYNTLQNKVLVDLVHKTMHEIDRPKWTEEEMKFAEALNKVSPRFKKMLASGQITKDTHLATEVSEIKHNNSYGSTDVGDVQHIVPGVMFTTATNNMGAPGHSWQITASAGSSYGHKGMIYASKVMANAALKAVKNPSIIEKAKAEFKDVMGKKEYNCPIPDSIPIPKA; encoded by the coding sequence ATGTCAAAAACAATAGCAGAGAAGTATATTGATGAAAAGTCAGCTGAGTTAAATGAATTAAGTAAGAAAATATGGGAGAATCCAGAAGTTGCTTATGAAGAAGTTAAAGCTTCTAAATGGACAGCAGAGTTTCTTGAAAAAAAAGGATTTACAGTTGAGAGAGCGTATGTGGGTGTACCTACAGCTATTAAAGCTACTTGGGGCAAAGGAAAACCTGTGATAGGTCTTTTAGGTGAGTATGATGCTTTACCAAATATGAGCCAAAAGATAAAAACAGTAAAAGATCCTATTCAAAAAGGTGAACCAGGTCAAGCATGTGGACATAACTTACTGGGGGTTGCTCATGTAGGAGCGGCACTTGGCATAAAGAAAGAACTAGAAGAGAACAACTTAGAAGGCACAGTGGTATACTATGGTTGCCCAGCGGAGGAGGTTCTTACTGGAAAGGTATTCATGGCTAGAAATGGAGCTTTTAGAGACTTGGATATAGCTATGGCTTTTCATCCAGGAACAGAAAATAGTTTAACTACGGGTTCAGGCACTGCCTTAAATAGTGCAATTTTTCATTTTAATGGAGTTACAGCTCATGCAGGTGGAGACCCTCAAAATGGACGTAGTGCTTTAGATGCTGTTGAACAATTTGATGTTGGAGCGAACTATTTACGAGAACATGTCACAGATGATGTTCGTATTCACTATGTTATTACAGATGGTGGTCAAGCTCCTAATATTGTACCTGACCATGCATCTGTTTGGTATTATGTAAGGGCTTTATCAAGAGAAGTTGTGGAAGACACCTATGAAAGATTAATTAAAGTAGCTAAAGGAGCAGCAATTTCAACAGAAACTGAAGTTGAAATAGAGTTTTTAGGTGGTTGTTATAATACACTACAAAATAAAGTTCTTGTTGATCTCGTTCATAAAACAATGCATGAAATTGATAGACCTAAATGGACTGAAGAAGAGATGAAATTTGCTGAAGCTTTGAACAAAGTAAGTCCAAGATTCAAGAAAATGCTGGCAAGTGGACAAATTACAAAAGATACTCATTTAGCAACAGAAGTATCTGAAATAAAGCATAACAATAGCTATGGTTCTACAGATGTTGGGGATGTTCAACATATTGTTCCTGGTGTAATGTTCACTACTGCAACAAATAATATGGGTGCCCCAGGACATAGTTGGCAAATTACAGCAAGTGCAGGCAGTTCATATGGTCATAAAGGTATGATATATGCCTCAAAAGTAATGGCAAATGCAGCATTGAAAGCTGTTAAAAACCCTTCGATTATTGAAAAAGCAAAAGCTGAGTTTAAAGATGTTATGGGTAAAAAAGAATACAATTGTCCAATACCTGATTCTATACCCATCCCTAAGGCATAA